A window of the Pseudomonas sp. B21_DOA genome harbors these coding sequences:
- a CDS encoding 2OG-Fe(II) oxygenase has product MMLDVERLDETCIKKLANEEVLAIRVKRFLPEPLAIEIGDKILAPGFEGYINAPSIGRIGMAFYEAENQPLLIEDYFERATRNIAELRQRCAPYSSPIDTLRCMLDESWPAGAHLENLYGRKMYVGLSRVVKPGVCFLAHHDIFAKDAPDSFQARSLEAQFACNVYLNMPAEGGALQMWNDHITPDQFDEMRGDSYGIEPSLLGPPALEVRPQPGDFIMFNSRRMHSVTPGVTDPRLSLSFFVGYRGNASPLTFWS; this is encoded by the coding sequence ATGATGCTAGACGTCGAGCGTCTCGATGAGACGTGCATAAAAAAACTGGCCAACGAAGAAGTCCTCGCCATCCGCGTCAAACGCTTTCTCCCCGAGCCGCTGGCGATCGAAATTGGCGACAAGATCCTCGCCCCGGGCTTTGAGGGCTACATCAACGCACCGAGCATCGGCCGCATCGGCATGGCCTTCTACGAGGCGGAAAACCAGCCGCTGCTGATCGAGGATTACTTCGAACGCGCCACCCGCAACATCGCCGAACTGCGCCAGCGCTGCGCGCCCTACTCCTCGCCGATCGACACCCTGCGCTGCATGCTCGACGAATCCTGGCCCGCCGGCGCACATCTGGAAAACCTCTACGGGCGCAAGATGTATGTCGGCTTGTCGCGAGTGGTCAAACCCGGCGTGTGCTTTCTTGCTCATCACGACATCTTCGCCAAAGACGCCCCGGACAGTTTTCAGGCGCGCAGTCTCGAGGCGCAATTTGCCTGCAACGTCTACCTGAACATGCCCGCCGAGGGTGGCGCCTTGCAGATGTGGAATGACCACATCACCCCCGATCAATTCGACGAAATGCGCGGCGACAGTTATGGCATCGAGCCGTCGCTGCTGGGGCCACCCGCGCTGGAAGTGCGACCGCAGCCCGGCGATTTCATCATGTTCAATTCACGGCGCATGCACTCGGTAACTCCGGGCGTCACGGATCCGCGTTTGAGCCTGTCGTTCTTTGTCGGCTATCGCGGCAATGCTTCCCCTCTGACTTTCTGGAGCTGA
- a CDS encoding LysE family translocator, with protein MLSNYLGEFLALATIHFLAVVAPGPDFAVTIRQSVRFGRLVGICTALGIGAGISVHVLYTLLGVGALMHTTPWLLTVAKVVGGAYILYLGVSLIRSKPKSSVEGEKTADEPLVEQSLFKAFSTGFLTNATNPKATLFFLAIFTTIISASTPLQIQALYGLWMCFVNALWFVIVALFFSSNKVRLLFMRLGHWFERSMGVILILFAGRLMLSM; from the coding sequence ATGCTTTCCAATTACCTGGGCGAGTTTCTCGCATTGGCCACCATCCATTTTCTCGCCGTGGTTGCACCCGGTCCGGACTTCGCTGTGACCATCCGCCAAAGCGTGCGCTTCGGTCGGCTCGTCGGTATCTGCACTGCGCTGGGCATCGGCGCGGGAATTTCCGTGCACGTGCTGTATACCCTGCTCGGCGTCGGCGCTTTGATGCACACCACACCGTGGCTGCTGACCGTGGCCAAAGTGGTGGGCGGGGCGTACATCCTCTATCTGGGCGTCAGCCTGATTCGCAGCAAACCGAAGAGCAGCGTCGAAGGCGAGAAAACCGCCGATGAGCCACTGGTTGAACAGTCACTGTTCAAGGCATTCAGCACCGGTTTTCTCACCAATGCGACCAATCCCAAGGCCACGCTGTTTTTCCTGGCAATTTTCACCACGATCATCAGCGCCAGCACGCCGCTGCAGATTCAGGCGCTCTATGGACTGTGGATGTGCTTCGTCAACGCGTTGTGGTTCGTCATCGTCGCGCTGTTTTTCTCCAGCAACAAAGTGCGCCTGCTGTTCATGCGCCTCGGACACTGGTTCGAGCGCAGCATGGGCGTCATCCTGATTCTGTTTGCCGGACGCCTGATGCTGTCGATGTAG